Proteins from a single region of Anolis carolinensis isolate JA03-04 chromosome Y, rAnoCar3.1.pri, whole genome shotgun sequence:
- the LOC134292952 gene encoding GATOR1 complex protein DEPDC5-like isoform X3 has product MKTNKVYKLVIHKKGFGSSDDELMVNPKVFPHIKLGDIVEIAHPNDEYSPLLLQVKSLKEDLQKETISVDQTVAQVFRLRPYQDVHVNVIDPKDVTLDLVELTFKDQYIGRGDMWRLKKSLVGTCAYVTQKVELAGIRAQAGELWVKNEKVTCGYISEDTRVVFRSTSAMVYIFIQMSCEMWDFDIYGDLYFEKAVNGFLADLFTKWKEKNCSHEVTVVLFSRTFYEARSISDFPESHRPAIQQDHQGRSYEDFYKVVVQNERREEWTSLLVTIKKLFIQYPVLVRLEQAEGFPPGRNSTAAQGNYLEAINLSFNVFDKHYINRNFDRTGQMSVVITPGVGVFEVDRLLMILTKQRMIDNGIGVDLVCMGEQPLHAVPLFKLHNRSSPGDSRLGDDYNIPHWINHSFYTSTSQFQCNSFTPRIKLAGRKTPSERAKNSKDSSLGAPKETENALPIQVDYDAYDSQVFRLPGPSRAQRSTPFRSVRERESRPRKSSSSFDVSSSPSRVGGRALPLPPEEARSQASDDSSLGRISNILMIPRPHLHTTYEVSSSLGYTGHRDALESMLESQQRDSSAPGRFHVGSAESMLHLRSAGGYAPQRALINPFAPSRMPMKLTSNRRRWVHTFPVGPSGEAIQIHHQSRQNMAEMQGSGQRDWTHSSAELLELAYHEATGRHGAFRPPDDTASFSSFGRTEDYPHQLTGSHGTNVRSQAKDSADGSVSSATDPILLTLSAPPIVPGFCCTVGVDWKSLTTPACLPLTTDYFPDRQSLQNDYTEGCYDLLPEADMDRRDEEGVQMTAQQVFEEFICQRLMQGYQLIVQGRPQKAPAAIQPPLSSSPLYGRGLVSRNRLEEEDQHWLSMGRTFHKVTLKDKIITVTRYLPKYPYESAQINYTYSLCPSHSDSEFFLCWVEFSHERLEEYKWNYLDQYICSAGSEDFSLIESLKFWRTRFLLLPACVGATKRILEGESRCDIYGEKPRSEEEEWQLRDGFLRFVEGLNRIRRRHRSDRMLRKGSAMKGLQASAPPAPAPHPPEPPPNLVKKGTSALSALLEMEATHNSSAQPADDSAAMNPNYVDSPRKVSIDQSVVSLESERSGGQSLTGSQSVDQMPGWTENGAQTSTAGPLTSSSSLTEILEAMKHPTSGVPLLTEQKGLSPSCFISAEAVHWLVSTVEGVQTQAMAMDIMQKMLDEQLIVHASGETLRTFVYGFYFYKAPEDKEQEHRAGLPPPPSLWPSAARDDASAFQRKWFEVAVVADEQPCLRSEVPAFLLPWLPSRPASYASRHSSFSRSFGGRSQAAAILAATVPEQRTVTLEVDVNHRTQRLEWCSCYYHGNFSLGTAFEVKLHWMAVTAAVLFEMVQGWHRKATSCGFLLVPVLEGPFALPSFLYGDPLRAQLFIPLHVHCLHKEGSQENLFDGFEPETYWDRMQLLQEVIAHRFGFIRDKYSASAFNFPSDNKPQYIHVTGTVFLQLPYSKRRSSGSQPLPPPAPAAMAAPSSSQRRRRDSAPSPSPSAPNGEGQGVGFHWAHNSMLTKTWRSSATGDERFPDRLLRDFTHFCANGDGRLAAFWAACLARTHAAAP; this is encoded by the exons ATGAAAACCAACAAGGTCTACAAGCTGGTCATCCATAAGAAAGGCTTTGGGAGCAGCG ATGATGAGCTGATGGTCAACCCCAAAGTCTTCCCTCATATTAAACTGGGAGATATTGTGGAAATTGCTCATCCCAATGATGAATACAG CCCTCTCCTCCTTCAAGTCAAATCACTCAAGGAAGATTTACAGAAAG AAACCATCAGCGTGGACCAGACAGTCGCTCAGGTTTTCCGCCTGCGGCCCTACCAAGACGTCCATGTCAATGTCATTGATCCAAAA GACGTGACCCTCGATTTGGTGGAACTGACCTTCAAGGATCAATACATCGGTCGCGGGGATATGTGGCGGCTGAAGAAGAGCTTG GTCGGCACCTGTGCGTACGTCACTCAGAAAGTGGAATTGGCCGGAATCCG ggCTCAAGCCGGAGAGCTTTGGGTGAAAAATGAAAAAGTGACTTGCGGTTATATCAGTGAAGACACCCGG GTGGTTTTCCGCTCGACCTCCGCCATGGTttacatcttcatccagatgagTTGCGAAATGTGGGATTTCGACATATATG GTGACCTCTATTTTGAGAAGGCCGTCAACGGTTTCCTGGCTGACCTTTTCACCAAATGGAAG GAGAAGAACTGCAGCCACGAAGTGACCGTCGTCCTTTTTTCTAGAACCTTCTACGAAGCCAGGTCCATAA GCGACTTTCCGGAGTCCCACCGCCCGGCCATTCAGCAAGACCACCAAGGCCGGTCCTATGAGGATTTCTACAA GGTGGTGGTCCAGAACGAGCGGCGGGAGGAGTGGACCTCGTTGCTGGTGACCATCAAGAAGCTCTTCATCCAGTACCCCGTCCTGGTCCGACTGGAACAAGCCG AGGGCTTCCCCCCGGGACGGAATTCGACCGCGGCCCAAGGGAACTACTTGGAGGCCATCAACCTCTCCTTCAATG TCTTTGACAAGCATTATATCAACCGGAATTTTGACCGGACGGGCCAGATGTCGGTGGTCATCACACCCGGCGTGGGCGTCTTCGAGGTGGACCGCCTCCTCATGATCCTCACCAAGCAGCGCATGATCGATAACG GGATCGGTGTTGATTTGGTCTGCATGGGGGAGCAGCCCCTCCACGCCGTTCCTCTCTTTAAG CTACACAATCGTTCCAGTCCCGGGGATTCCCGTTTGGGAGATGACTACAACATAccgcattggataaaccacag TTTCTATACTTCTACAAGCCAGTTCCAATGCAACAGCTTCACTCCGCGCATCAAGCTGGCGGGCAGAAAG ACACCGAGCGAGAGGGCAAAGAACAGCAAGGATTCGT CGCTGGGAGCCCCGAAGGAGACGGAGAACGCCCTTCCGATCCAGGTGGACTACGACGCCTACgacagccaggttttcaggctccccGGACCCTCCCGGGCCCAGCGCAGCACCCCCTTCCG GTCGGTCCGGGAGCGGGAGAGCCGCCCACGGAAGAGCTCGAGCTCCTTCGACGTCTCGTCCAGCCCTTCTCGCGTGGGCGGGCGGGCGCTCCCTCTCCCCCCGGAGGAGGCGCGGAGCCAGGCCTCGGACGACAGCTCCCTCGGCCGCATCTCCAACATCCTCATGATCCCGCGCCCACACCTGCACACCACCTACGAAGTCAGCAGCTCCTTGGGGTACACCGGCCACCGGG ACGCCCTGGAGAGCATGTTGGAATCGCAACAGCGCGACTCCAGCGCCCCCGGGAGGTTCCACGTGGGCAGCGCCGAGTCCATGCTGCACCTGCGTTCGGCCGGAGGGTACGCCCCGCAGCGGGCCCTCATCAACCCCTTTGCCCCCTCGCGGATGCCCATGAAGCTCACCTCCAACCGGCGGCGTTGGGTCCACACGTTCCCTGTGG GACCGTCGGGAGAAGCCATCCAGATCCACCACCAGAGCCGCCAGAACATGGCGGAGATGCAAGGGAGCGGGCAACGGGATTGGACGCACTCTTCTGCCGAACTCCTGGAGCTGGCCTACCACGAAGCCACGGGGAG GCACGGGGCTTTCCGCCCTCCGGACGACACCGCTTCCTTCTCGAGTTTCGGCAGGACGGAAGATTATCCTCACCAGTTAACAGGGAGCCACG GAACCAATGTCCGAAGCCAAGCCAAAGACTCTGCCGACGGATCGGTCTCCAGTGCTACAGATCCAA TCCTGCTGACCCTGTCTGCTCCCCCCATAGTGCCAGGCTTCTGTTGCACCGTCGGGGTGGACTGGAAGTCCCTCACTACCCCGGCCTGCCTCCCCCTCACCACGGATTACTTCCCCGACCGCCAGAGCCTCCAGAACGACTACACCGAGGGGTGCTACGACCTCCTCCCGGAAGCCGATATGGACAG GCGAGACGAGGAAGGGGTCCAGATGACGGCCCAGCAGGTCTTTGAGGAGTTCATCTGCCAGCGGCTGATGCAGGGCTACCAGCTCATCGTCCAAGGCAGGCCGCAGAAAGCGCCCGCCGCCATCCAGCCCCCGCTGAGCAGTAGCCCCCTCTACGGCCGAG GCCTGGTGTCGCGGAACCGGCTGGAGGAAGAGGACCAGCACTGGCTGAGCATGGGGAGGACTTTCCACAAGGTGAccctcaaggataagatcatcaCCGTCACCAGATACCTGCCCAA GTACCCGTATGAGTCTGCGCAGATCAACTACACCTACAGCCTCTGCCCGTCCCATTCGGACTCGGAGTTCTTCCTCTGTTGGGTGGAGTTCTCGCACGAGAGGCTGGAGGAGTACAAGTGGAACTACCTCGACCAGTACATCTGCTCGGCGGGTTCGGaggacttcag CCTGATTGAGTCGCTGAAGTTCTGGCGCACGCGCTTCCTGCTGCTGCCGGCCTGCGTGGGGGCCACCAAGCGCATCCTGGAGGGGGAATCCCGCTGCGACATCTATGGGGAGAAGCCCCgctcggaggaggaggagtggcagCTGCGGGACGGCTTCCTCCGCTTCGTGGAGGGGCTCAACCGCATCCGCAGGCGCCACCGCTCTGACCGCATGCTCCGG AAGGGCTCGGCCATGAAGGGCCTCCAGGCCTCGGCGCCCCCCGCCCCGGCCCCTCACCCGCCGGAACCACCCCCCAACCTGGTCAAGAAGGGCACCTCCGCCCTCTCGGCGCTCCTGGAGATGGAGGCCACAcacaa CTCCAGCGCCCAGCCCGCAGACGACAGCGCGGCCATGAATCCAAATTACGTGGACAGCCCACGCAAA gtATCGATTGACCAATCAGTGGTCAGTTTGGAGTCCGAACGAAGCGGCGGTCAGTCGCTGACGGGGTCCCAAAGCGTTGACCAGATGCCTGGATGGACAGAAAACGG CGCCCAGACCTCGACCGCCGGCCCCTTGACCTCGTCGTCCAGCTTGACGGAGATCCTGGAGGCCATGAAGCACCCGAC GTCGGGCGTCCCGCTCCTCACCGAGCAGAAGGGCCTCTCCCCGTCCTGCTTCATCAGCGCGGAGGCCGTCCATTGGCTGGTCAGCACGGTGGAAGGGGTCCAGACCCAGGCCATGGCCATGGACATCATGCAG AAAATGCTGGACGAGCAGCTGATCGTGCACGCCTCGGGGGAGACCCTCCGCACCTTCGTCTACGGCTTCTACTTCTACAAGGCCCCGGAGGACAAGGAGCAGGAGCATCGCg cggggcTGCCTCCGCCCCCCTCGCTGTGGCCCTCGGCCGCCCGGGACGACGCCTCGGCCTTCCAGCGCAAGTGGTTCGAGGTGGCCGTGGTGGCCGACGAGCAGCCCTGCCTGCGCTCCGAGGTCCCGGCCTTCCTCCTGCCCTGGCTGCCCAGCCGCCCCGCCTCCTACGCCAGCCGCCACAGCTCCTTCAGCCGCAGCTTCGGCGGGCGCAGCCAGGCCGCCGCCATCCTCG CGGCCACGGTCCCGGAGCAGCGGACGGTGACCCTGGAGGTGGACGTGAACCACCGGACACAGCGCCTGGAGTGGTGCAGCTGCTATTACCACGGCAACTTCTCCCTCGGCACCGCCTTCGAGGTCAAGCTCCACTGGATGGCCGTCACGGCCGCCGTCCTCTTCGAGATGGTCCAGGGCTGGCACCGCAAGGCCACTTCCTGCGGCTTCCTGCTGGTCCCGGTCCTCGAGGGGCCCTTTGCGCTGCCCAGCTTCCTGTACGGAGACCCCCTCCGGGCCCAGCTCTTCATCCCGCTCCACGTCCACTGCCTCCACAAGGAAGGCTCCCAGGAGAACCTCTTTGACG GATTTGAGCCAGAGACCTACTGGGACCGGATGCAGCTTCTGCAGGAAGTGATTGCCCACCGGTTTGGCTTCATCCGGGACAAATACTCGGCCTCCGCCTTCAACTTCCCCTCCGACAACAAGCCCCAGTACATCCACGTCACAG GGACGGTCTTCCTGCAGCTGCCGTACTCCAAGCGCCGCTCTTCGGGGTCGCAGCCGCTTCCTCCTCCCGCCCCGGCGGCCATGGCGGCCCCTTCCTCGTCCCAGCGGCGGAGGCGGGACTCGGCCCCCTCTCCTTCGCCCTCGGCGCCCAACGGGGAGGGGCAGGGGGTGGGCTTCCACTGGGCCCACAACTCCATGCTGACCAAGACCTGGCGCTCCTCGGCCACGGGCGACGAGCGCTTCCCCGACCGGCTCCTCCGGGACTTCACCCACTTCTGCGCCAACGGGGACGGGCGCCTGGCCGCCTTCTGGGCCGCCTGCCTCGCACGCACACACGCCGCTGCTCCCTGA
- the LOC134292952 gene encoding GATOR1 complex protein DEPDC5-like isoform X2 — translation MKTNKVYKLVIHKKGFGSSDDELMVNPKVFPHIKLGDIVEIAHPNDEYSPLLLQVKSLKEDLQKETISVDQTVAQVFRLRPYQDVHVNVIDPKDVTLDLVELTFKDQYIGRGDMWRLKKSLVGTCAYVTQKVELAGIRAQAGELWVKNEKVTCGYISEDTRVVFRSTSAMVYIFIQMSCEMWDFDIYGDLYFEKAVNGFLADLFTKWKEKNCSHEVTVVLFSRTFYEARSISDFPESHRPAIQQDHQGRSYEDFYKVVVQNERREEWTSLLVTIKKLFIQYPVLVRLEQAEGFPPGRNSTAAQGNYLEAINLSFNVFDKHYINRNFDRTGQMSVVITPGVGVFEVDRLLMILTKQRMIDNGIGVDLVCMGEQPLHAVPLFKLHNRSSPGDSRLGDDYNIPHWINHSFYTSTSQFQCNSFTPRIKLAGRKTPSERAKNSKDSSLGAPKETENALPIQVDYDAYDSQVFRLPGPSRAQRSTPFRSVRERESRPRKSSSSFDVSSSPSRVGGRALPLPPEEARSQASDDSSLGRISNILMIPRPHLHTTYEVSSSLGYTGHRDALESMLESQQRDSSAPGRFHVGSAESMLHLRSAGGYAPQRALINPFAPSRMPMKLTSNRRRWVHTFPVGPSGEAIQIHHQSRQNMAEMQGSGQRDWTHSSAELLELAYHEATGRHGAFRPPDDTASFSSFGRTEDYPHQLTGSHGTNVRSQAKDSADGSVSSATDPMPGFCCTVGVDWKSLTTPACLPLTTDYFPDRQSLQNDYTEGCYDLLPEADMDRRDEEGVQMTAQQVFEEFICQRLMQGYQLIVQGRPQKAPAAIQPPLSSSPLYGRGLVSRNRLEEEDQHWLSMGRTFHKVTLKDKIITVTRYLPKYPYESAQINYTYSLCPSHSDSEFFLCWVEFSHERLEEYKWNYLDQYICSAGSEDFSLIESLKFWRTRFLLLPACVGATKRILEGESRCDIYGEKPRSEEEEWQLRDGFLRFVEGLNRIRRRHRSDRMLRKGSAMKGLQASAPPAPAPHPPEPPPNLVKKGTSALSALLEMEATHNMLNEQQLAPISTKSSSAQPADDSAAMNPNYVDSPRKVSIDQSVVSLESERSGGQSLTGSQSVDQMPGWTENGAQTSTAGPLTSSSSLTEILEAMKHPTSGVPLLTEQKGLSPSCFISAEAVHWLVSTVEGVQTQAMAMDIMQKMLDEQLIVHASGETLRTFVYGFYFYKAPEDKEQEHRAGLPPPPSLWPSAARDDASAFQRKWFEVAVVADEQPCLRSEVPAFLLPWLPSRPASYASRHSSFSRSFGGRSQAAAILAATVPEQRTVTLEVDVNHRTQRLEWCSCYYHGNFSLGTAFEVKLHWMAVTAAVLFEMVQGWHRKATSCGFLLVPVLEGPFALPSFLYGDPLRAQLFIPLHVHCLHKEGSQENLFDGFEPETYWDRMQLLQEVIAHRFGFIRDKYSASAFNFPSDNKPQYIHVTGTVFLQLPYSKRRSSGSQPLPPPAPAAMAAPSSSQRRRRDSAPSPSPSAPNGEGQGVGFHWAHNSMLTKTWRSSATGDERFPDRLLRDFTHFCANGDGRLAAFWAACLARTHAAAP, via the exons ATGAAAACCAACAAGGTCTACAAGCTGGTCATCCATAAGAAAGGCTTTGGGAGCAGCG ATGATGAGCTGATGGTCAACCCCAAAGTCTTCCCTCATATTAAACTGGGAGATATTGTGGAAATTGCTCATCCCAATGATGAATACAG CCCTCTCCTCCTTCAAGTCAAATCACTCAAGGAAGATTTACAGAAAG AAACCATCAGCGTGGACCAGACAGTCGCTCAGGTTTTCCGCCTGCGGCCCTACCAAGACGTCCATGTCAATGTCATTGATCCAAAA GACGTGACCCTCGATTTGGTGGAACTGACCTTCAAGGATCAATACATCGGTCGCGGGGATATGTGGCGGCTGAAGAAGAGCTTG GTCGGCACCTGTGCGTACGTCACTCAGAAAGTGGAATTGGCCGGAATCCG ggCTCAAGCCGGAGAGCTTTGGGTGAAAAATGAAAAAGTGACTTGCGGTTATATCAGTGAAGACACCCGG GTGGTTTTCCGCTCGACCTCCGCCATGGTttacatcttcatccagatgagTTGCGAAATGTGGGATTTCGACATATATG GTGACCTCTATTTTGAGAAGGCCGTCAACGGTTTCCTGGCTGACCTTTTCACCAAATGGAAG GAGAAGAACTGCAGCCACGAAGTGACCGTCGTCCTTTTTTCTAGAACCTTCTACGAAGCCAGGTCCATAA GCGACTTTCCGGAGTCCCACCGCCCGGCCATTCAGCAAGACCACCAAGGCCGGTCCTATGAGGATTTCTACAA GGTGGTGGTCCAGAACGAGCGGCGGGAGGAGTGGACCTCGTTGCTGGTGACCATCAAGAAGCTCTTCATCCAGTACCCCGTCCTGGTCCGACTGGAACAAGCCG AGGGCTTCCCCCCGGGACGGAATTCGACCGCGGCCCAAGGGAACTACTTGGAGGCCATCAACCTCTCCTTCAATG TCTTTGACAAGCATTATATCAACCGGAATTTTGACCGGACGGGCCAGATGTCGGTGGTCATCACACCCGGCGTGGGCGTCTTCGAGGTGGACCGCCTCCTCATGATCCTCACCAAGCAGCGCATGATCGATAACG GGATCGGTGTTGATTTGGTCTGCATGGGGGAGCAGCCCCTCCACGCCGTTCCTCTCTTTAAG CTACACAATCGTTCCAGTCCCGGGGATTCCCGTTTGGGAGATGACTACAACATAccgcattggataaaccacag TTTCTATACTTCTACAAGCCAGTTCCAATGCAACAGCTTCACTCCGCGCATCAAGCTGGCGGGCAGAAAG ACACCGAGCGAGAGGGCAAAGAACAGCAAGGATTCGT CGCTGGGAGCCCCGAAGGAGACGGAGAACGCCCTTCCGATCCAGGTGGACTACGACGCCTACgacagccaggttttcaggctccccGGACCCTCCCGGGCCCAGCGCAGCACCCCCTTCCG GTCGGTCCGGGAGCGGGAGAGCCGCCCACGGAAGAGCTCGAGCTCCTTCGACGTCTCGTCCAGCCCTTCTCGCGTGGGCGGGCGGGCGCTCCCTCTCCCCCCGGAGGAGGCGCGGAGCCAGGCCTCGGACGACAGCTCCCTCGGCCGCATCTCCAACATCCTCATGATCCCGCGCCCACACCTGCACACCACCTACGAAGTCAGCAGCTCCTTGGGGTACACCGGCCACCGGG ACGCCCTGGAGAGCATGTTGGAATCGCAACAGCGCGACTCCAGCGCCCCCGGGAGGTTCCACGTGGGCAGCGCCGAGTCCATGCTGCACCTGCGTTCGGCCGGAGGGTACGCCCCGCAGCGGGCCCTCATCAACCCCTTTGCCCCCTCGCGGATGCCCATGAAGCTCACCTCCAACCGGCGGCGTTGGGTCCACACGTTCCCTGTGG GACCGTCGGGAGAAGCCATCCAGATCCACCACCAGAGCCGCCAGAACATGGCGGAGATGCAAGGGAGCGGGCAACGGGATTGGACGCACTCTTCTGCCGAACTCCTGGAGCTGGCCTACCACGAAGCCACGGGGAG GCACGGGGCTTTCCGCCCTCCGGACGACACCGCTTCCTTCTCGAGTTTCGGCAGGACGGAAGATTATCCTCACCAGTTAACAGGGAGCCACG GAACCAATGTCCGAAGCCAAGCCAAAGACTCTGCCGACGGATCGGTCTCCAGTGCTACAGATCCAA TGCCAGGCTTCTGTTGCACCGTCGGGGTGGACTGGAAGTCCCTCACTACCCCGGCCTGCCTCCCCCTCACCACGGATTACTTCCCCGACCGCCAGAGCCTCCAGAACGACTACACCGAGGGGTGCTACGACCTCCTCCCGGAAGCCGATATGGACAG GCGAGACGAGGAAGGGGTCCAGATGACGGCCCAGCAGGTCTTTGAGGAGTTCATCTGCCAGCGGCTGATGCAGGGCTACCAGCTCATCGTCCAAGGCAGGCCGCAGAAAGCGCCCGCCGCCATCCAGCCCCCGCTGAGCAGTAGCCCCCTCTACGGCCGAG GCCTGGTGTCGCGGAACCGGCTGGAGGAAGAGGACCAGCACTGGCTGAGCATGGGGAGGACTTTCCACAAGGTGAccctcaaggataagatcatcaCCGTCACCAGATACCTGCCCAA GTACCCGTATGAGTCTGCGCAGATCAACTACACCTACAGCCTCTGCCCGTCCCATTCGGACTCGGAGTTCTTCCTCTGTTGGGTGGAGTTCTCGCACGAGAGGCTGGAGGAGTACAAGTGGAACTACCTCGACCAGTACATCTGCTCGGCGGGTTCGGaggacttcag CCTGATTGAGTCGCTGAAGTTCTGGCGCACGCGCTTCCTGCTGCTGCCGGCCTGCGTGGGGGCCACCAAGCGCATCCTGGAGGGGGAATCCCGCTGCGACATCTATGGGGAGAAGCCCCgctcggaggaggaggagtggcagCTGCGGGACGGCTTCCTCCGCTTCGTGGAGGGGCTCAACCGCATCCGCAGGCGCCACCGCTCTGACCGCATGCTCCGG AAGGGCTCGGCCATGAAGGGCCTCCAGGCCTCGGCGCCCCCCGCCCCGGCCCCTCACCCGCCGGAACCACCCCCCAACCTGGTCAAGAAGGGCACCTCCGCCCTCTCGGCGCTCCTGGAGATGGAGGCCACAcacaa tATGTTGAATGAGCAACAATTGGCCCCCATTTCCACCAAAAGCTCCAGCGCCCAGCCCGCAGACGACAGCGCGGCCATGAATCCAAATTACGTGGACAGCCCACGCAAA gtATCGATTGACCAATCAGTGGTCAGTTTGGAGTCCGAACGAAGCGGCGGTCAGTCGCTGACGGGGTCCCAAAGCGTTGACCAGATGCCTGGATGGACAGAAAACGG CGCCCAGACCTCGACCGCCGGCCCCTTGACCTCGTCGTCCAGCTTGACGGAGATCCTGGAGGCCATGAAGCACCCGAC GTCGGGCGTCCCGCTCCTCACCGAGCAGAAGGGCCTCTCCCCGTCCTGCTTCATCAGCGCGGAGGCCGTCCATTGGCTGGTCAGCACGGTGGAAGGGGTCCAGACCCAGGCCATGGCCATGGACATCATGCAG AAAATGCTGGACGAGCAGCTGATCGTGCACGCCTCGGGGGAGACCCTCCGCACCTTCGTCTACGGCTTCTACTTCTACAAGGCCCCGGAGGACAAGGAGCAGGAGCATCGCg cggggcTGCCTCCGCCCCCCTCGCTGTGGCCCTCGGCCGCCCGGGACGACGCCTCGGCCTTCCAGCGCAAGTGGTTCGAGGTGGCCGTGGTGGCCGACGAGCAGCCCTGCCTGCGCTCCGAGGTCCCGGCCTTCCTCCTGCCCTGGCTGCCCAGCCGCCCCGCCTCCTACGCCAGCCGCCACAGCTCCTTCAGCCGCAGCTTCGGCGGGCGCAGCCAGGCCGCCGCCATCCTCG CGGCCACGGTCCCGGAGCAGCGGACGGTGACCCTGGAGGTGGACGTGAACCACCGGACACAGCGCCTGGAGTGGTGCAGCTGCTATTACCACGGCAACTTCTCCCTCGGCACCGCCTTCGAGGTCAAGCTCCACTGGATGGCCGTCACGGCCGCCGTCCTCTTCGAGATGGTCCAGGGCTGGCACCGCAAGGCCACTTCCTGCGGCTTCCTGCTGGTCCCGGTCCTCGAGGGGCCCTTTGCGCTGCCCAGCTTCCTGTACGGAGACCCCCTCCGGGCCCAGCTCTTCATCCCGCTCCACGTCCACTGCCTCCACAAGGAAGGCTCCCAGGAGAACCTCTTTGACG GATTTGAGCCAGAGACCTACTGGGACCGGATGCAGCTTCTGCAGGAAGTGATTGCCCACCGGTTTGGCTTCATCCGGGACAAATACTCGGCCTCCGCCTTCAACTTCCCCTCCGACAACAAGCCCCAGTACATCCACGTCACAG GGACGGTCTTCCTGCAGCTGCCGTACTCCAAGCGCCGCTCTTCGGGGTCGCAGCCGCTTCCTCCTCCCGCCCCGGCGGCCATGGCGGCCCCTTCCTCGTCCCAGCGGCGGAGGCGGGACTCGGCCCCCTCTCCTTCGCCCTCGGCGCCCAACGGGGAGGGGCAGGGGGTGGGCTTCCACTGGGCCCACAACTCCATGCTGACCAAGACCTGGCGCTCCTCGGCCACGGGCGACGAGCGCTTCCCCGACCGGCTCCTCCGGGACTTCACCCACTTCTGCGCCAACGGGGACGGGCGCCTGGCCGCCTTCTGGGCCGCCTGCCTCGCACGCACACACGCCGCTGCTCCCTGA